A stretch of the Hippoglossus hippoglossus isolate fHipHip1 chromosome 1, fHipHip1.pri, whole genome shotgun sequence genome encodes the following:
- the LOC117760721 gene encoding myeloid-associated differentiation marker-like: MPVIILETKDFTSPLFLVRTWAVLSSCTTFSLVSSLEPLELNKNSSRCQHLNPFRIYCMFTWCFFFTLTLLIHILSVIQFHNLIPVSWKNLTVTVALLGALMSLSASVLFPWVVMDHQKLSPRSVAAAVVSCLTFLAYSSESYILRNQAQEQRGYMGSMPGLLKIFQLWGGCQMIVLVVEVVCVLPPSVHHWQVWVTSIIYAICVLTCFVTVVVILGDCAGRCLLPFDKCMTGFNLTGVLFYMVATVICFTEILHLREKESISSYSVQLVIMETVVTSVTLLVYTVDFAFSIKLLCDRGHS; the protein is encoded by the coding sequence ATGCCGGTGATCATACTTGAGACCAAAGACTTCACCAGTCCACTTTTTTTGGTGCGGACATGGGCAGTCTTATCCAGCTGTACCACCTTCAGTCTCGTGTCCTCGCTAGAACCTTTGGAACTAAACAAAAATTCATCTCGCTGCCAACACCTCAACCCATTCAGGATCTACTGCATGTTTACCTGGTGCTTTTTCTTCACCCTCACGCTCCTCATTCACATCCTCAGCGTCATCCAGTTTCACAACCTCATCCCGGTTTCCTGGAAAAACCTGACTGTGACGGTGGCCTTGTTAGGCGCACTGATGTCCCTCAGCGCTTCTGTACTTTTCCCGTGGGTCGTCATGGATCACCAAAAGCTGTCACCGCGCTCTGTGGCAGCGGCTGTGGTTTCCTGTCTCACCTTCCTGGCCTACTCTTCAGAGTCCTACATTCTTCGCAACCAAGCCCAAGAACAAAGAGGCTACATGGGCAGCATGCCTGGTCTCCTCAAGATATTCCAGCTGTGGGGAGGCTGTCAGATGATTGTCCTGGTTGTGGAGGTGGTCTGTGTGCTGCCTCCTTCGGTACACCATTGGCAGGTGTGGGTTACCAGCATAATATATGCCATCTGTGTCCTTACCTGTTTTGTCACAGTGGTTGTAATATTAGGTGACTGTGCTGGGCGATGTCTCCTGCCCTTTGACAAATGTATGACTGGCTTCAATCTGACTGGGGTGTTGTTCTACATGGTGGCCACAGTTATTTGTTTTACTGAGATCCTGcacctgagagaaaaagaaagtatttCCAGTTATAGTGTTCAGCTGGTTATAATGGAAACAGTTGTTACCAGTGTTACACTCTTAGTTTACACCGTTGACTTTGCCTTCTCCATTAAACTACTGTGTGACAGGGGTCATTCTTGA